From Bacteroidales bacterium, one genomic window encodes:
- the purE gene encoding 5-(carboxyamino)imidazole ribonucleotide mutase, whose amino-acid sequence MKPLVSIIMGSTSDLKIMEKAAEYLDEMGVPFEINALSAHRVPDMVADFAKNAHKRGIKVIIAGAGGAAHLPGVIAASTPLPVIGVPINSSNSIHGIDSILSILQMPSGIPVATMAVDGAKNAAIFAVQILSQSDAELFGKFVKFKEELAGKIAKANAELKEVKYKFKTN is encoded by the coding sequence TGGGCAGCACTTCTGATTTGAAAATCATGGAGAAAGCGGCTGAATATCTAGATGAAATGGGAGTCCCTTTTGAAATTAACGCTCTTTCCGCGCACAGGGTACCCGATATGGTTGCTGATTTTGCCAAGAATGCTCATAAGAGGGGTATTAAGGTAATTATCGCAGGAGCCGGCGGAGCAGCTCATCTTCCGGGAGTTATAGCAGCAAGCACACCTCTTCCGGTGATTGGTGTCCCTATAAATTCCTCAAATTCAATACATGGCATTGATTCAATCCTTTCAATTCTTCAAATGCCTTCCGGAATTCCTGTTGCAACAATGGCCGTTGATGGTGCAAAAAATGCCGCAATATTTGCAGTCCAAATACTTTCCCAGTCTGATGCAGAACTGTTTGGCAAGTTTGTAAAATTCAAAGAGGAACTTGCTGGGAAAATTGCAAAGGCAAATGCAGAACTTAAAGAGGTAAAATATAAGTTTAAGACCAATTAG